A window from Danio aesculapii chromosome 6, fDanAes4.1, whole genome shotgun sequence encodes these proteins:
- the nfil3-5 gene encoding nuclear factor, interleukin 3 regulated, member 5, which produces MESINLPTQNSGSSLETLETFSNYNESLPSPEMSSPPRQGRLIKPKPNSSCRRKREFISDEKKDASYWEKRRKNNEAAKRSREKRRLNDMVLENRVIALNDENVRLKTELLQLKLRFGLISSASYMEKTQQISNGAEAAANAANGSGVTSGNPYFSSSGYSSASQVMMNSDSSEAEQSTRTERHTMLPKYSPRGSLSDMSDGSSRDSPEPINFDIKHESSGMDINRLEASVLNGMFNGHQSLGRLETNQPQEMEQQESVSNPAPPSATPQRSVILFRSGSSSYPVESQRVEDVDEQGASQTQQNGQITHFNQTGCNLPLRHDGLETLSEVAQQLARRSLDSPSYEFNEKADAGERRRFVIQQQDLSVQGQCRNQVQDSTPNSFAPDLLNEAGKALVYQRTNPYLGTLNEEPPVLTYEGCPRADGFYQEHSSSGKDSSSSDGDPRSSDKEASTDDESPSSSSSDIGGYHATHQSASSPTMVTSDAYQYGDNQGEMKGTALPHKLRLKYRALSNGGSQDVQATTAAMSPESALPQHPYLALAQVNQQQGSSFGNKEGESETADELCTQQCPSRDKDMGWKESGKRSSGGRGNRNKKRD; this is translated from the coding sequence ATGGAAAGCATAAATCTTCCAACCCAAAACAGCGGTTCCAGCTTGGAAACATTAGAAACATTCTCAAACTACAATGAGAGTTTACCATCTCCTGAAATGAGCAGCCCTCCTCGTCAAGGACGTCTAATAAAACCAAAGCCCAATTCATCTTGTCGACGGAAACGGGAGTTCATCTCCGATGAGAAGAAAGATGCATCCTATTGGGAAAAACGACGCAAGAATAACGAGGCTGCCAAGAGATCAAGGGAGAAGCGGCGGCTCAATGATATGGTTCTGGAAAACAGGGTAATAGCACTGAACGATGAGAATGTCCGGCTGAAGACAGAACTCCTGCAACTGAAATTGAGATTTGGACTCATAAGCTCTGCTTCTTACATGGAAAAGACCCAGCAGATAAGCAATGGCGCTGAGGCAGCAGCTAATGCAGCTAATGGTTCCGGAGTGACCTCCGGGAATCCATATTTCTCAAGCAGTGGATACTCCAGTGCTTCTCAGGTCATGATGAACTCTGATTCCTCAGAGGCTGAGCAGTCAACCAGGACTGAGCGGCACACAATGTTACCCAAGTACTCCCCTCGTGGATCGCTGTCTGACATGTCCGATGGATCTTCAAGGGACAGTCCTGAGCCTATAAACTTTGACATCAAACACGAGAGCTCCGGAATGGACATTAACAGGCTTGAGGCAAGTGTTCTTAATGGCATGTTTAATGGCCATCAAAGTCTTGGACGACTGGAGACCAACCAACCACAAGAAATGGAACAGCAAGAAAGTGTCAGCAATCCAGCCCCTCCATCCGCCACACCCCAAAGAAGTGTCATTCTCTTTCGTTCTGGAAGCAGCTCCTACCCTGTTGAGAGTCAGAGGGTCGAGGACGTGGATGAGCAGGGGGCATCCCAAACACAACAAAATGGGCAAATCACTCATTTTAACCAAACGGGGTGCAATCTACCGCTAAGACATGACGGTTTAGAGACTCTTTCAGAGGTGGCACAGCAGTTGGCCAGGAGGTCTTTGGATTCACCGAGCTATGAATTCAACGAAAAGGCAGATGCTGGGGAAAGACGGCGGTTTGTCATACAGCAGCAAGACCTGAGTGTTCAAGGGCAATGCAGAAATCAGGTTCAAGACAGCACCCCGAATTCTTTCGCCCCAGATTTGCTCAATGAGGCAGGAAAAGCCCTTGTATACCAGCGGACAAATCCCTACCTCGGCACTCTGAACGAGGAGCCACCAGTGCTAACTTATGAAGGTTGCCCAAGAGCAGATGGCTTTTACCAAGAGCACTCTTCCTCGGGCAAGGACAGTTCCTCTAGTGATGGAGACCCACGCAGTTCAGATAAGGAAGCTTCCACTGACGACGAATCTCCCTCATCCTCTTCCTCTGATATTGGTGGATATCACGCCACCCATCAGTCAGCCTCCTCGCCCACTATGGTCACCAGTGATGCTTACCAGTATGGTGACAACCAAGGCGAAATGAAAGGCACTGCTCTGCCTCACAAGCTAAGGCTCAAGTATAGAGCACTGTCCAATGGTGGCTCGCAAGATGTCCAAGCTACCACAGCAGCTATGTCCCCCGAATCTGCACTGCCACAGCACCCTTACCTGGCGTTAGCACAGGTGAACCAGCAACAAGGTAGCAGCTTTGGAAACAAGGAGGGGGAAAGCGAGACGGCAGATGAACTTTGCACGCAACAGTGTCCTTCAAGAGACAAGGACATGGGATGGAAGGAAAGTGGGAAGAGAAGCTCAGGAGGACGAGGTAACAGAAATAAGAAACGTGACTGA